From Acanthopagrus latus isolate v.2019 chromosome 22, fAcaLat1.1, whole genome shotgun sequence, the proteins below share one genomic window:
- the eif2b2 gene encoding translation initiation factor eIF-2B subunit beta encodes MPGPDKETDLSERIEAFLFDLNRGGSGAGPLRGSAETARETTALLRRITAQARWSSAGDLMEIIRNEGRRMTAAQPSETTVGNMIRRVLKIIREEYARSRGSSEEADQQESLHKLLTSGGVSDENFRQPFAALKPNVIEAINELLTELEGTTDNIAMQALEHIHSNEVIMTIGRSRTVEAFLKDAARKRKFHVIVAECAPFCQGHEMATSLSKAGIETTVITDAAIFAVMSRVNKVIIGTQTVLANGGLRAVNGTHTLALAAKHHSTPLIVCAPMFKLSPQFPNEEDTFHKFVSPHEVLPFTEGEILSKVNVHCPVFDYVPPELITLFISNIGGHAPSYIYRLMSELYHPEDHEL; translated from the exons ATGCCGGGTCCAGACAAGGAAACAGATCTGTCGGAGAGAATAGAGGCGTTTCTGTTCGACCTGAACCGTGGGGGAAGCGGGGCGGGACCGCTGCGGGGCTCGGCGGAGACAGCCCGAGAAACAACAGCCCTGCTCCGCAGAATTACAGCCCAGGCACGGTGGAGCAGCGCAG GCGATCTGATGGAAATAATCCGGAATGAAGGGAGGAGGATGACTGCCGCCCAGCCGTCAGAGACCACTGTTGGCAACATGATCAGACGGGTGCTGAAGATCATCAGAGAGGAGTATGCAAG ATCCCGAGGTAGCAGTGAAGAGGCCGACCAGCAGGAATCCCTCCACAAGCTTCTGACATCTGGAGGAGTCAGTGATGAGAACTTCAGACAGCCTTTCGCCGCCCTCAAACCCAACGTCATTGAGGCCATCAATGAGTTGCTGACAGAGCTGG aGGGAACAACTGATAACATTGCGATGCAGGCCCTGGAACACATTCACTCTAATGAAGTCATCATGACTATCGGTCGCTCTCGCACCGTGGAGGCCTTCCTCAAAGATGCTGCGCGCAAACGCAAGTTCCATGTCATCGTGGCGGAGTGTGCCCCCTTTTGCCAG GGACATGAGATGGCAACCAGTCTGTCAAAAGCCGGCATCGAAACAACCGTGATCACTGACGCCGCCATATTTGCAGTGATGTCTCGTGTTAATAAG GTCATCATCGGTACGCAAACGGTTCTGGCAAACGGAGGACTGAGGGCCGTCAATGGGACACACACTCTCGCCCTCGCAGCCAAACACCACTCGACTCCTCTGATCGTTTGTGCTCCTATGTTCAAGCTCTCACCTCAG TTCCCAAATGAAGAAGACACGTTCCATAAGTTTGTCTCTCCACATGAGGTTCTTCCTTTCACTGAGG GTGAGATTCTCTCAAAGGTGAACGTGCACTGTCCGGTGTTCGACTATGTCCCACCTGAGCTCATCACACTTTTCATCTCTAACATCGGAGGACATGCACCGTCGTACATCTACCGACTGATGAGCGAACTTTACCACCCAGAAGACCATGAACTTTAA